The nucleotide window ACTTCATCCGCCTGATACCCGGTAATCAAAGTGAAAGCACGGTTGACCGACAGGATATGGGTTTGACTGTCAGTAATGACAATTCCCTCGTTGGTAATGCTGAAAACCGCGTCGACAATATTACATTTAAAATGTCGTGTATTGGCTGTTGACCGGTTCACTGAATAAATGCCCTTTCCGCCGATGGTATACGGCTCAAGAGAATTTGTATCACTCTTTACCTGACGTTTATTATAAATGAGGGTCAACCGGAATAATACATAATCTTACATTTTTCAATAAACTGTCTGTTTGTTGTAAGAATTTTGTCAAGAATGCCGGTTCCGGCTAGAAGGGTATATTGGATTGGCGCAGCTCCAACATCAGACTTTCACAATCCCGGGGATCTACCTTCCCTTCCCGGATCAGCCTGTCGACAGCCTGCTCCATCGTTTGCATCCCATACCGGGCCCCGGTTTGGATGATGTTCTTGATCTGATGCACCTTCTCTTGACGGATGAGATTGGCCACCGCCGGGATGTTGACAAGAACCTCAATGGCGGCCACCCGGCCGTTGCCGTTCCTTTGTTTAAGCAACCGCTGCGCGTAGATGGCAACCAGGACATTGGACAATTGAAGACGGATTTGCGCATGCTGGTTGGCCGGGAATGCATCAATGATCCGGTCGATGGTCTGGGCCGCATCCGGCGTGTGCAGCGTGGCCAGTACCAGATGCCCGGTCTCCGCCGCTGTAATGGCTGTGGAAATCGTCTCCAGGTCCCGCATTTCCCCGATTTGGATCACATCGGGATCTTCCCGCAGGGCTGCCCGCAGCCCTGTTGAAAAACTGGCCGTGTCCAATCCGATCTCCCGTTGTACTACAATGCTTCGATTATGATTGTGAAGGTATTCGATGGGATCTTCCAAGGTGATGACATGACGCTCCATGGTCCGGTTCATCTCATTGATCATCGCCGCCAGCGTCGTGGATTTTCCGCTGCCGGTGGGCCCTGTCACCAGAATCAGGCCGTAGGGCCGTTTGATGATTTCATGCGTTACCGGCGGCAGCCCCAAAGTGTCCATGGTGGGAATCCCGAATGCAATGACGCGAAGGGCCATGGAGACCGTTCCCCGCTGCCTGAACACGTTGACCCGGAAGCGGGCCAATCCGGGAACGGAATAAGAGGTATCGTATTCGCCCGTCTCGGCAAACGTTATCCACGCTTCTTCCCCCAGCAGCTCTTTCGCGAGGGAAGCGCAATCTTCCACGGACAATGCCGGATGTCCCATCGGCACCAGCCGTCCGTCAATTCTCAGATAAGGGGGAATCCCAACGGACACGTGCAGATCCGAAGCTTTCCTTTCTACAGTTTCCCGCAGCAATGAGTCAATTTTCTTCATATGATCCCCGCTTTCTCACTCATCCGAAATGACAACCTGGAACACTTCCTCCATTGTTGTGAGACCTTGCACCGCTTTGTCCAAACCGTCTTCCAGCATGGTTCTGAAACCCTGTTTCCTGGCCCAATTCCTGTATGTATCGATGGGATGATGTTGGGTAACCAGGGTGCGGAGTTCCTCGTCAAACGGCAGTACTTCCTGGATGGCCAGCCGCCCCCGGTAGCCGGTCCGGTTGCACAGGGCGCAGCCGCTCCCCCGCCACAGTTTGTCGGCATGCACACCGTGTTTCTCCAGCACAGCCGCCTCTTCCGCATGGGGAACATAGGACACCTTGCAGTCGGTACAAATCCGGCGAACCAATCTTTGCGCCACCACTCCCCGCATGGTGGAAGCAATCAGGTAGGATTCCAGGCCCATATCCAGCAGTCGGGTCACGGCGCTGGCAGCATCATTGGTATGCAGGGTGGACAGCACCAGGTGGCCTGTCAACGCTGCCCGAAATGCAATCTCCGCCGTTTCCATGTCCCGGATTTCCCCGATCATGATAATATTCGGGTCTTCCCGGAGAATGGAGCGGAGACCCGCGGCAAAGGTGAGACCGATGGCCGGATTCACCTGCACCTGGTTGATCCCGTCAAGTTGGTACTCGACCGGATCTTCGATCGTGATCAGGTTCTGTCTTTCCGTATTCAGGTGATGAAGCGCCGCATAGAGGGTCGAAGTTTTCCCGCTTCCCGTAGGTCCTGTCACGAGCACGATTCCATGAGCCGAATTGACCATTCTCATGAAGGTTTTTTCGTTTATCTCCGAGAACCCGAGCCTGTCGATCCGCGTGATGGCATTCTTCATATCAAGCAGCCGCAGCACGATTTTCTCTCCGAAAATCGTAGGCAGGGTAGCAACCCGAACGTCAACGGTGCGTCCCCGAACCTGCAATTGGATACGGCCATCCTGCGGCAACCGCCGTTCCGCGATGTTCAGGTTGGCCATGATCTTGATCCTGGCGGTAAGCACCGGCTGCATGTGTTTGGGCAGCCGCATCTGGTTCATCAGGATGCCGTCAATCCGGAAACGCACCACCACACCGGCCCGCTGCGAGTCAAAATGGATATCGCTCGCCCGCTTGTCCACCGCATCTTCGATCAACTGGTTGACCATGCGTACAATCGGCGCATCTTCCCCACGAACCTGGCTTTCGTCGATTTCTTCCGGATGAATATCTTCCAGTACTTCGGAAATTGATTTCTTCAAACTGTAGTAATGGGTAAACGCTTTTTGTATGCTGTCCCTTGTCGCAATAACCGGATCGATCTGCAAGCCGGTAGTCATTTGGATGTCATCGATGGCGTAATAGTCCATCGGATCAATCATGGCCAATGTCAAACGATTGCCCCGGCGTTTGACAGGCAATACCTTGTAACGGCGGGCCAATTCTTCCGGCACAAGATCAACGATGGAGCGATCCACCTCATATTGTTCCAGGTTCACATGGGGCACACCCAGTTGAAACTCCATGACTTCAATCAATTGATCCTCCGAAATGGCGCCCCTCTGGATCAACACTTCCCCCAGGGGCTGGCCAGTCACTTTCTGTTCCGCAAGGGCCTGATCCAGTTGGTCCTTCGTGACCAGACCGAACTCCAGCAACAGGTCTCCCAGACGTTTACGTGTCATATCGATGCCCTCTCTTTGCAGCCAATTCCATTAGGGTCTTCCAAATGCCCGTTCATTACCGGCCGGTTCAATGGGGAGCGGCCACTCAATCGTATTTGCCTCATCGTTGTTCCACGGGGAATGGGAATAAAGTGACAGCTTCAAATCAAGCTTGGGCATCGCCCCTTTACCGGACGATTGCTTAGTCCCTCCGCTGTTAGACCCACCGGCCGCACGGTCCTTACAAAAACAAACGTTATACTCATTGATCCAGATCAACCTCTGC belongs to Effusibacillus lacus and includes:
- a CDS encoding GspE/PulE family protein, yielding MTRKRLGDLLLEFGLVTKDQLDQALAEQKVTGQPLGEVLIQRGAISEDQLIEVMEFQLGVPHVNLEQYEVDRSIVDLVPEELARRYKVLPVKRRGNRLTLAMIDPMDYYAIDDIQMTTGLQIDPVIATRDSIQKAFTHYYSLKKSISEVLEDIHPEEIDESQVRGEDAPIVRMVNQLIEDAVDKRASDIHFDSQRAGVVVRFRIDGILMNQMRLPKHMQPVLTARIKIMANLNIAERRLPQDGRIQLQVRGRTVDVRVATLPTIFGEKIVLRLLDMKNAITRIDRLGFSEINEKTFMRMVNSAHGIVLVTGPTGSGKTSTLYAALHHLNTERQNLITIEDPVEYQLDGINQVQVNPAIGLTFAAGLRSILREDPNIIMIGEIRDMETAEIAFRAALTGHLVLSTLHTNDAASAVTRLLDMGLESYLIASTMRGVVAQRLVRRICTDCKVSYVPHAEEAAVLEKHGVHADKLWRGSGCALCNRTGYRGRLAIQEVLPFDEELRTLVTQHHPIDTYRNWARKQGFRTMLEDGLDKAVQGLTTMEEVFQVVISDE
- a CDS encoding type IV pilus twitching motility protein PilT translates to MKKIDSLLRETVERKASDLHVSVGIPPYLRIDGRLVPMGHPALSVEDCASLAKELLGEEAWITFAETGEYDTSYSVPGLARFRVNVFRQRGTVSMALRVIAFGIPTMDTLGLPPVTHEIIKRPYGLILVTGPTGSGKSTTLAAMINEMNRTMERHVITLEDPIEYLHNHNRSIVVQREIGLDTASFSTGLRAALREDPDVIQIGEMRDLETISTAITAAETGHLVLATLHTPDAAQTIDRIIDAFPANQHAQIRLQLSNVLVAIYAQRLLKQRNGNGRVAAIEVLVNIPAVANLIRQEKVHQIKNIIQTGARYGMQTMEQAVDRLIREGKVDPRDCESLMLELRQSNIPF